One Solanum lycopersicum chromosome 4, SLM_r2.1 DNA window includes the following coding sequences:
- the LOC101260811 gene encoding U-box domain-containing protein 4-like: protein MVSLENSHSHVSSTTHHSQTRPYYYTPPPSSAKAHRRSIGRSMRTIRSNLFQPECENSGPVYENLTDSVVDFRLTELAKKPPVDKSSFSDAEFLEISQTFSDFSAYSSDISGELERLAYIPNSDPNQSSVSEPEPEPEPCVGFLQREMFSTEIIESIEPEDLQPTVKLCVDSLQSPSVAVKRSAAEKLRFLAKNRADNRALIGESGAIPALLPLLRCSDPWTQEHAVTALLNLSLHEPNKTLITNSGAIKSLIYVLKTGTETSKQNAACGLLSLALIDENKLTIGACGAIAPLVALLINGTNRGKKDALTTLYKLCTVRLNKERAVSAGAVKPLVGLVCEEGTGLAEKAMVVLSSLTGIEMGQESIVEEGGIAALMEVIEDGSDKGREFAVMTLLQLCVDSVRNRGLLVREGGIPPLVALSQTGTAKAKHKAETLLAYLREPRQEASTSTP, encoded by the exons ATGGTTTCGCTAGAAAATTCTCATTCGCATGTTTCTTCTACTACCCATCATTCCCAAACACGGCCTTATTACTATACTCCACCGCCGTCCTCCGCCAAAGCTCACCGACGTTCAATTGGCCGGTCCATGCGCACTATCCGCTCCAATCTGTTCCAACCCGAATGTGAAAACTCCGGTCCGGTCTACGAGAACCTTACAGATTCCGTCGTTGATTTTCGCCTAACTGAGCTAGCGAAGAAGCCGCCGGTTGATAAATCTTCTTTTTCCGATGCGGAATTTCTGGAAATTTCCCAAACTTTCAGTGATTTCTCGGCGTATAGCAGTGATATTTCCGGCGAGTTGGAACGTTTAGCTTACATCCCAAATTCGGATCCGAATCAGAGCTCCGTTAGTGAACCGGAACCGGAACCGGAGCCTTGTGTAGGGTTTCTGCAGCGGGAGATGTTTTCGACGGAGATAATCGAAAGCATTGAACCGGAGGATCTTCAGCCGACGGTGAAACTCTGCGTCGACAGTTTACAGTCACCGTCGGTGGCCGTGAAAAGATCGGCGGCGGAGAAATTGAGGTTTTTAGCTAAAAATCGAGCTGATAATCGTGCTTTAATCGGAGAGTCAGGTGCTATTCCGGCATTGCTACCGCTTCTCCGGTGCTCCGATCCATGGACCCAGGAACATGCTGTAACAGCTCTTCTCAATCTATCGCTTCACGAACCGAACAAAACCTTAATTACAAACTCCGGGGCGATAAAATCTTTGATTTACGTGTTGAAAACGGGCACTGAAACGTCGAAACAGAATGCAGCTTGTGGGTTGCTAAGCTTAGCTTTGATAGATGAGAATAAGTTAACCATTGGTGCTTGTGGTGCTATTGCCCCATTAGTGGCACTGTTAATAAACGGGACGAATCGGGGAAAGAAGGATGCATTAACGACGTTGTATAAGCTATGCACTGTGAGATTGAACAAAGAACGGGCTGTGAGTGCTGGTGCTGTGAAACCATTGGTGGGGTTAGTGTGTGAGGAGGGAACAGGGTTAGCTGAGAAGGCTATGGTGGTGTTAAGTAGCTTAACGGGGATCGAGATGGGGCAAGAAAGTATAGTTGAGGAAGGTGGAATTGCTGCACTTATGGAAGTGATTGAAGATGGATCGGATAAAGGGAGGGAATTCGCAGTGATGACTCTTTTGCAGCTGTGTGTTGATAGTGTAAGGAATAGAGGACTTCTTGTTAGGGAAGGAGGAATCCCTCCTCTCGTCGCATTGTCGCAGACTGGAACTGCTAAAGCTAAGCACAAG GCAGAAACATTACTGGCATACTTGAGGGAACCAAGACAAGAAGCTTCTACTTCAACTCCTTAG
- the LOC101260528 gene encoding heterogeneous nuclear ribonucleoprotein 1 yields MESGKVFVGGISWDTNDDRLREYFQAFGDVVEAVIMKDRITGRARGFGFVVFADPSIAEKVVKEKYIIDGRTVEAKKAVPRDDQHVNRNGSIQGSPGPARTRKIFVGGLASSVTESEFKKYFDQFGTITDVVVMYDHNTQRPRGFGFITYDSEEAVDSVLYKIFHELNGKRVEVKRAVPKELSRGPTQSQLVGRYNHGMNRVNNFLNVYTQGYSPSLMGNYGVGTEGRYSPISVGRNGYSLFGPADYNMGTEIDSRLNSSYGGSGKFSSVLGYGRNLNSFHNENPNKYNIPVGHAPGRVENGPVLNSTGQNKWENDSLFHGTNYANSSMFAGSRSGNTGLSSAFGGLGTTWGTSPISGQGGRNGSFGDDNITFSGGQNGFAGGAGYGQNARSNADAKSSYAPTQGVHANAFGDFYGTASSPIFEDSTWRASSPELDSAGALSYGLGSADSLSYVGGYSVANRSTRGIAA; encoded by the exons ATGGAGAGTGGCAAAGTATTTGTTGGAGGGATTTCTTGGGACACAAATGATGATAGGCTCAGAGAATATTTTCAAGCTTTTGGTGATGTAGTTGAAGCTGTGATCATGAAAGATCGAATCACTGGCCGTGCTCGTGGTTTTGGTTTTGTTGTCTTTGCAGACCCTTCCATTGCTGAAAAAGTtgttaaagaaaaatacattattgATGGTAGAACT GTAGAGGCAAAAAAAGCTGTTCCGAGGGACGATCAACATGTTAATCGCAACGGAAGCATACAGGGTTCTCCAGGTCCTGCCCGCACCAGAAAGATTTTTGTCGGAGGTTTGGCATCCTCAGTCACTGAGAGTGAATTCAAGAAGTATTTTGACCAATTTGGGACAATCACAGATGTCGTGGTGATGTATGACCATAACACACAAAGGCCTAGAGGTTTTGGATTCATCACGTATGACTCAGAGGAAGCAGTTGATAGTGTActatacaaaatatttcatgaacTTAATGGTAAAAGGGTCGAAGTCAAGCGTGCTGTTCCAAAAGAGTTATCGCGTGGGCCAACCCAAAGCCAATTAGTAGGTAGATATAACCATGGCATGAACAGGGTAAACAATTTCCTTAATGTGTATACTCAAGGTTACAGTCCAAGCCTGATGGGAAACTATGGAGTCGGAACGGAAGGTAGATATTCTCCAATCTCTGTTGGTCGCAATGGATACTCTTTGTTTGGTCCAGCTGACTACAATATGGGAACAGAAATAGACTCCAGATTGAACTCAAGCTATGGAGGAAGTGGAAAATTCAGTTCCGTTCTTGGTTATGGACGTAACTTGAATTCCTTTCACAACGAGAATCCAAACAAATACAATATCCCTGTTGGGCATGCCCCTGGAAGAGTTGAAAATGGTCCTGTGTTGAATTCAACAGGTCAGAACAAGTGGGAGAATGATAGTCTTTTTCATGGTACAAATTATGCAAACAGTAGCATGTTTGCTGGTTCCAGAAGCGGGAATACAGGACTATCTAGTGCTTTTGGAGGTCTTGGAACAACATGGGGTACCTCTCCAATTTCTGGCCAAGGTGGACGTAACGGTTCTTTTGGCGATGACAACATCACTTTCAGTGGTGGACAGAATGGATTTGCAGGTGGGGCAGGGTATGGACAAAATGCAAGAAGCAACGCTGATGCTAAATCATCATATGCTCCAACACAAGGTGTTCATGCCAACGCTTTTGGGGATTTTTATGGAACGGCAAGCAGTCCGATTTTTGAGGACTCTACTTGGCGTGCATCCTCTCCAGAGCTAGACAGCGCTGGAGCTCTTAGTTATGGACTGGGGAGTGCAGACTCCCTCAGCTATGTGGGTGGTTATAGTGTTGCAAATAGATCAACTAGAG GTATTGCTGCCTAG
- the IMP1 gene encoding inositol monophosphatase 1 (The RefSeq protein has 2 substitutions compared to this genomic sequence) produces MARNGSLEEFLGVAVDAAKRAGEIIRKGFHETKHVVHKGQVDLVTETDKACEDLIFNHLKQHFPSHKFIGEETSAATGDFDLTDEPTWIVDPVDGTTNFVHGFPSVCVSIGLTIGKIPTVGVVYDPIIDELFTGINGKGAYLNGKPIKVSSQSELVKSLLGTEVGTTRDNLTVETTTRRINNLLFKVRSLRMCGSCALDLCWVACGRLELFYLIGYGGPWDVAGGAVIVKEAGGVLFDPSGSEFDITSQRVAATNPHLKEAFVEALQLSEYVS; encoded by the exons atGGCTAGAAATG gTTCACTAGAAGAATTCTTGGCTGTTGCAGTTGATGCAGCTAAAAGAGCTGGAGAg ATAATCCGCAAAGGATTTCATGAGACCAAGCATGTGGTACACAAAGGCcag GTGGATTTGGTCACGGAGACCGACAAGGCATGTGAAGATCTCATATTCAATCATCTCAAGCAACATTTTCCGAGTCACAAG TTCATAGGTGAAGAAACATCAGCTGCTACTGGAGATTTTGATTTAACTGATGAACCGACTTGGATAGTTGATCCGGTTGATGGCACAACTAATTTTGTGCATGG GTTTCCTTCTGTCTGTGTCTCGATTGGACTTACAATTGGGAAGATTCCAACAGTTGGCGTTGTTTATGACCCAATTATCGACGAG CTTTTCACTGGAATTAATGGGAAAGGTGCGTATCTTAATGGGAAGCCTATCAAAG TATCTTCGCAGTCCGAACTTGTGAAGTCCCTCCTTGGCACAGAG GTAGGAACTACACGGGATAACTTAACTGTAGAAACTACAACGAGGAGAATCAATAATCTGCTTTTCAAG GTTAGATCACTCCGAATGTGTGGTTCGTGTGCACTTGATCTCTGTTGGGTGGCATGTGGAAGGCTTGAACTCTTCTATTTAATTGGATACGGAGGCCCTTG GGACGTGGCTGGTGGCACTGTAATAGTGAAGGAAGCTGGAGGCGTCCTGTTTGATCC ATCTGGTTCGGAATTTGACATCACATCACAACGTGTAGCCGCTACAAACCCTCATCTCAAGGAAGCGTTTGTCGAGGCCTTGCAGCTATCCGAATATGTATCATAG
- the LOC101260037 gene encoding scarecrow-like protein 21 translates to MQASQGPQRSCSVHKLYNKPMQQVQQNYTPCRASDNSNYNDGSNSQAQVSLTTENEKFFTVDTFPATDCAIYDGDPSVSVSSNRSPFSSQCSQSNMFEQRRSYEKTAGSPVSLCSGVDDSNGKKHELRELNNKLLRPESDIDDSCSCSLNGVVSKHFSLTRRNQVLDVASRLDLKELLVACAEAVDEADTSTAEVLMDALEKRVSVYGEPMQRLSAYMLEGLRARLLSSGSNIYKKLKCNEPTSSELLSYMQVLYHITPYFKFAYMSANVVISEAMKNENRIHIIDFQIAQGSQWVFLIHYLARRPGGPPFLRITGIDDSQSAHARGGGLQLVGERLASIAKSCGVPFEFHTAALSGCMVKLENLRVRHGESLAVNFPYMLHHMPDESVSTMNHRDRLLRLVKSLSPKIVALVEQEMNTNTAPFLPRFRETLDYHKAIFESVDVTRPRNDMQRIRSEEHCIARDVVNLIACEGADRVERHEVFGKWRSRLLMAGFTPCPLSPSVAEAIKVMLKEYSSNYKLAESQGALYIGWSNRALATSSAWQLPHSLPLGS, encoded by the coding sequence ATGCAAGCATCTCAGGGACCTCAAAGGTCGTGTAGTGTACATAAATTGTACAATAAGCCAATGCAGCAAGTTCAGCAAAACTACACCCCTTGCCGTGCTTCTGACAACAGCAATTATAATGATGGTAGCAACTCCCAGGCACAGGTTTCTTTAACGACAGAGAATGAGAAGTTCTTCACTGTGGACACATTTCCGGCTACTGACTGTGCCATCTACGATGGAGATCCTTCCGTAAGCGTCTCTTCCAACAGGAGTCCTTTCTCTTCTCAATGTTCTCAGTCGAACATGTTTGAGCAACGTCGTTCTTACGAGAAAACTGCTGGTTCACCTGTAAGTTTGTGTTCAGGAGTTGATGACAGCAACGGGAAGAAGCATGAGCTGCGGGAACTGAATAATAAGTTGCTAAGGCCTGAATCCGATATTGATGACAGCTGCAGTTGCTCATTAAATGGTGTAGTCTCAAAACATTTTTCCTTGACAAGGCGGAATCAAGTATTGGACGTAGCCTCAAGATTGGACTTGAAAGAGTTGCTTGTTGCCTGTGCTGAAGCAGTAGATGAAGCTGATACCTCGACTGCAGAAGTTCTGATGGATGCTTTGGAGAAAAGGGTATCGGTTTATGGGGAACCTATGCAACGACTGAGTGCATACATGTTGGAAGGTCTAAGAGCACGATTATTGTCCTCTGGGAGTAACATATACAAAAAACTGAAGTGCAATGAACCAACTAGCTCAGAATTGTTGTCCTACATGCAAGTCCTGTATCACATCACCCCTTACTTCAAGTTCGCTTATATGTCCGCCAATGTTGTCATAAGCGAAGCCATGAAGAACGAGAATAGAATCCATATCATTGATTTTCAAATTGCACAGGGAAGTCAATGGGTGTTCCTCATCCACTATCTGGCTCGTCGGCCTGGTGGTCCGCCATTTCTTCGCATCACAGGCATTGATGATTCCCAATCAGCTCATGCACGCGGTGGTGGACTTCAGCTAGTTGGCGAAAGGTTAGCGAGCATTGCCAAGTCCTGCGGAGTGCCTTTCGAATTCCATACTGCTGCATTGTCAGGCTGTATGGTCAAACTAGAGAACCTAAGAGTTAGACATGGAGAAAGCCTGGCAGTTAACTTCCCTTACATGTTGCACCACATGCCAGACGAGAGCGTAAGCACTATGAACCATCGGGACCGCCTATTAAGACTAGTCAAGAGCTTGTCTCCCAAAATCGTGGCCTTAGTTGAACAAGAAATGAACACCAATACCGCCCCTTTCCTTCCAAGGTTCCGTGAAACTCTAGATTACCACAAAGCAATATTCGAATCAGTCGATGTAACTCGCCCGAGGAATGACATGCAACGGATCAGATCAGAGGAGCATTGTATTGCACGGGATGTTGTCAATCTCATAGCATGTGAAGGGGCTGATAGAGTGGAAAGGCATGAAGTTTTTGGCAAGTGGAGGTCAAGACTTTTGATGGCTGGATTTACTCCATGCCCGCTGAGTCCATCGGTTGCTGAGGCCATTAAGGTCATGTTGAAGGAGTATAGCTCAAATTATAAGCTTGCTGAAAGCCAGGGGGCGCTTTATATTGGATGGAGCAACAGAGCTTTAGCAACTTCTTCTGCTTGGCAATTACCTCATTCGCTGCCTTTGGGATCTTGA